gctcatACATCAATCCTAGGAATGACATTTTGCGCCTCCATTTATACTATTTACCACCTCTTTCATATACTACTTGAACGTCAGAGTGCTAACATGACCGCAGGTACCCTTCCCCTCACACACAAAGGCTGGAATTGTCAAGctcaccatcatcatcaacattctACCGCTAGTCAAGACGCCGCAGTTCAGATGTCGACATTGCCATCTCAAGTCAATTATGAACGCCTAGACGTTCAATTGCTACCAAGTTACCTGATTCGTCCTCATTGATTTTAATAACATTTCAAATTTTCTACCcttcaatgtaattttacataaCATTTTGCTGAAAAAAATcaacacataaaaataggaacgaAATCTTAATATCAAATAAgttattctaaaaaaaaaaaagaagaagaacatCGATCTAACAAGGTCAAATTggttattttattaaaaaaaaaaaatcaaagaaaattatgttagtTTTTATAGTCGCATATTTTACCATAagatcttattattattattattttttattttttattttttttattttatgagataagatcttatttttatatgtattaGAAACTCAATATGGCCCAACTATTTTTAGAACTTATGCAatcagcttatgcaattttaaGGGATTATTGCATAAGCCAAGTTTGATATATGCACGTATGCTACCTTAGCAGACAAGTTACCATCTAAAGTGTTTTACAAGACAAATGGTCCATCTAAGGGattattgatgaattttttttagaagatGAATACTTCTTACTAGCTAAGATGAAAATTGTATAGCTTCAACATCGACACTTGAAAAGAAACAATATTCTAGTGATCACATTCTCGGACAAAATTTCTCGAAAAAGAGACTCTTTTTCCATTCGAAAAAATCTCTTCAGACATGAAAACTCCCAACACCACATCAAACCCATCCTTTTGGTTATATCTAGAGAAGGTAAGCAAGCGAGGAAATTGAGAACACAGGTTTGTATAACCAACCCAAATATCTTTCCAAAACCGATCCTTTTTTAGTGCATAAActtcttgtatttttttcttatatgatTTTATAATTAGTTTCTTTATTAGGACTTTGTCCCTTCCGGTTCATACAAAATAATGCTATATATGGATGTGTGTAATGTTTTAACTAATCACagaattttctttaattaaataattatacataTATTGCAGGATTTCAATTACtacatatatacacacacataaaATCTTGACAACAATTCCACAACATAATTATCATTATAAATATGACATATAATTAACAACTTGTGTTTAATTTGTAGGTCTATTCAACCTAAAAcaacttaatttatatattatagtatatggGTAGGAGGACTCTTatactttaatttattaatacatattatatttgccattaaaaaaactttattttctcATCACTAAAAAGTCCTGTAGTGATTTTTTGGTTGCAACATTATTCTTCATCAGATTTGTAGAGAATGTCCTCCAAGCTGGTCATTGGCTGCAATAATAGAtggaaaataaatacaatatgtTATAATTGATGAAATGTAGAAgcatcataaaataaaaaaatataatatactatTAAATAGAggacttatatattttttggtacaataaaaaaaaaacttatatactattaaatcttttattatAAAGTAGCAACACTTTAATTTGTTTAAggcaatttaatttaattcctCACCAATATCATTGAGTAATTTTCTGCTTCCAGGAATACTTTTATGAGCATTCTTTTTTATCCAAGGATATTTTGCATGGAAAGACCTCCAATCAACTTTAGACTCTGCATtattaaaaagagaaatttaAACTTACATGGAATGTAAAAAAAAGCATAATAGAAATTTGAAGGTATTAAATGGGTTGTTTTTGGAGGAAGATTAACATTTCAAGCAGATTTAAAGCGCATGTttggatttgattttttttttttaacttataaaaatagtctatgcaaataaataaatttttatgttgattcataaattttcactaacaaaaattgtatatttgtaagttttttatataaaaattgtatttttataagaattttatcataaactgtcttgaaaagcttataataatacataaaaatttatttatttcacataagttcaaaaataaacaCCGTCCCTAAAAGGTCAAAAGTGGATTTGCAAGACTTACAAAAAGTTATATGCCAGAATGACTCACCATTAATTTCTACACCGGTAAGGGGCTTAGAACTTTCAGATGCAGCAGCTGTATTTGGAACAAAGAAATTAATAGAAGATTAAAAAAGCtatctttagttttttttttttttttactaaagagcTATCTTTAGTTAGATACAAAGgaaatatttcattttgaaaaatattatgaataaaaccacaacttatataaaataaagataaatagtTTTTATCCTAAATTTGAATCTTTCCTACAACCTCAATAAAATTAGGAAGCACATTGCTTCTAACAAAGTCGTACTAAAAATTACCATTTCCTTACATTTAAATATTgcattagttatttttttatgaattttaaaataactagTAAATATGCATGGATCCAACCCTAGAAAATGGAATATCACATTTTAGAATGTAATAAGAGacaaatattcaaaataattgATGAGAAAATGAAGGGTTAATATTATAAGCACTTGCATAATTTATTATAGGTAGTTGACTTGCACgatctttatatttttcaactttATTAACAACTGTTgggaattgccttgaaaacgagaaaaaaacactaatatgctatttttttgccccgggcgaaaaaacccgtgccccgggcgaaatttgaagcaggaaaagggGCTCTCTGTTTTCTTGTCGCCCCAGGCGAAACAActggtgcctcaggcgaaaattttCGCCCCAAGTGAAAAAAGTGGTGCCTCGGGCGAAAATTGCTGtagggtatttaaagggtcacatttttctgttttttgacaacaagttttgagggtttctttcaccaaaacggcggctagggttaagagggttactcttggttcatctctaggttttgggtgttgattctttcatcttgtaatcacttatcattgaaatctcttggtcacgggaagagatttgggaaaagggtagaattagggttgaagtctaattcttgcaactcctTTGTAGtgaatctcgttgtaatcaagcttttctttgatagtggaacggagagtggctctctcccccatagtaggtcggttttgactgaactgggtaaacaattgcttcgtgttctttacagttttattacttatcttttgttcgtgattattattgctatttccacgttttgattgcttattcgattttctccacacatcaagattattggtgtgattattaaagaattcacaacaattgacgcccaccgtggggcaaaggatcaaacgaattaagtatcatgggttctaagtgggagattgagaagttcaccggtaaaaatgacttcggtttgtggaaggtgaaggtacgggcaatattaacacaacaaaagtgtgttgaagcattgttgggcatatcgaatatgccaaatactctctcgaacgcagaaaagagcgagatgaatgataaggctttgagtgtcattatcttgtgcctcgcggataatgtgttgagggaagtagctaaagaaaaaactgcgacggctatgtggaccaagctggatgcgttgtatatgacgaagtctttggcacataagcagtgtttgaaagaacggttATTTTTCTTTCGAATGGTGGAGAACAAGCCTGTGGTGGAGCAACTTTCGGAGTTCAACAAGATCATTGACGACTTGGCGAACATTGACGTGTATTTGGAAGACGAGGACAAGGCCTTTCATTTGTTGTATGCTTTACCCAAGTCACTTGAAAATCTCAAGGATGCGTTGCTTTATTGAAAAGAAGGTACTATCACATTGGATGAAGTTCAATCGGCTTTGAGAACCAAGGAgttgacaaagttgagagactTGAGGGTTGATGATAGTGTGGAAGGGTTAAATGTGATGAGGGATAGAAGTGAGAACGACGGTAGAGGAAAGGGGAAGAAATATAGGTCAAAGTCTAGGCCAAAAGGTGATAATGGTGGCAGGTTCAGATGCTTCTATTGTCAAGATCcgggtcacttcaagaaggactaTCCTCAGAGAAGGGGCAGTGGTAGTTGGTCAGCTCATGTTGCcgttgatgaggaggaaggcTATGATAGTGCGGGAGCACTCATAGTCACCAGTTGACACTCATAGCTTGctgatcagcctggagaggcggtggtaataatactcaacatctgCCTGGAGAGGCgttggtaataatactcaacatcggcctggagaggcggtgaaataatactcaacatcagcctggagaggcggtggtaagaATACTCAGTTACAAGGTGGAagacatagtggatataccggtttaaggttttggtggaggaatctcggtttgaggtggaggtataccaaagtggtatggctatgAAGACCTTGTGTGGAAGTAATGGTGATCAAGCTTGGTAACTTGctagactgctggaggtagttggacacaaggagagtttgaggttgcagctggtgaaaccacctaaaaattccaaggttggttggaggcaagcatatcttcaagagtacggaaagctacaatccggggtttgaagaTGGTATGGTTTAGCTTGTGTAttgtcctaaaaatccaagggcaattggaggcaagcatttttcgggagtacggagaggtagactccgggggCCGAAGAGGGTGTGGTGTAAACAAGGGGAGAGAgtagcacggtggttgatgggaagttggcatcaccatcgttttaaaggcaaggtggagattgttggggaTTTCCTTGAAAACGTGAAAAAAACACTAATTTGCTGTTTTTTCGCCCCGGGCGAAAAAACCCGTTCCCCGggcgaaatttgaagcaggaaaagggGGCTCTCTGTTTTCTTGTCGCCCCAGGAGAAACAACtagtgcctcaggcgaaaaaaGTGGTGCCTCGGGCGAAAATTgctgcagggtatttaaagggtcacgtttttctgttttttgacaacaagttttgagggtttctttcaccaaaacggcggctagggttaagagggttactcttggttcatctctaggttttgggtgttgattctttcatcttgtaatcacttatcattgaaatctcttggtcacgggaagagatttgggaaaagggtagaattagggttgaagtctaattcttgcaactcctTTGTAGtgaatctcgttgtaatcaagcttttctttgatagtggaacggagagtggctctctcccccatagtaggtcggttttgactgaactgggtaaacaattgcttcgtgttctttacagtttattacttattttttgttcgtgattattattgctatttccacgttttgattgcttattcgatttgctccacacatcaagattattgatgtgattattaaagaattcacaacaacAACTCAATGAAACGagtaaaattcaaataaatattaTCATCCTTACCAATTTTTGGAGCCTTCCCGTTAATTTCTAGGTCCTTTTGATCATCCAATGCCTCTGTTAAATAAATTGTAAATGAGATatgacaaaaattaaatagtttatGCGTCTAATATGTATATAAACAATTCTGatataaatgtattttatattttaatcttcTTTACTTTTCATAAATATCTTTTTATCATTACTTATAATAGTTGATTTTTTTGAATGGTCTTATAAGAGGTTGTATTTGGATCAAAGAggttgataaaaataatatgaaaagtAACTTAAGTTAGATGTTTTTTTTGCAAGAGTACCtccttttttgacaaaataacgAAAGAGTACCTCTTAGTATAATGCttattaaaacattgaatattgccaataataaaaaaacacacaagTTTCTATAAGGATGACAATTGATGAATAACAAGAAAGTTCTTGAATTTGcatgattaacaaaaaaattatatgtccGAATGACTCACCATTAATTTTGTGATCAGTAAGGGGATTAGGAGGACTTTCACAAGCAGCTGTAATTAGATCAAAGAAATTATGAATTATTAAGAAAAACTTAAGTtagataaaaattcaaataaatatttatgtttAAAGAATATTGCTAACTACTGAATGAAGAAGagtcaaattcaaataaatatgATCATATGGTTGTATCACCACTACTTTATTATATCATGGGAAGTCACATTATAACTCTTACCAATTTTCTGAGCTTTCACATATTCTTGGTCCTTTTGGTCATCCAATGCCTCTTCTGAATtgtaaaaaatatgtaaaaaaaagtaaataatttatGAATCTAGCTTTTATATGAACATTTCTGATatgtttatctttttattagtaccttttatgataaaattattttcccCCTATTTGTTTGCATAAGGACAATTGGCATTTTTCTAACCCATTCATAAAGACACACACACCATAAGAAACTTTCTAACATTGTgtcacatatataatatatattattttttatattaagattTTCTCTAATAGGTAGGAGTAACCCTTTCAAGGACTTTTGATGATATAttatagtccaaatacattaaatatacaattaatttaaaaaatataattttgcttataaaatattaCGGATGAAGTATATGTCAGAATGACTCACCGTTAATTTTGAGACCAGTAAGAGGATTAGGAGGACTTTCACAAGCAGCTATTATTGGatcaaagaaattaataaataatcaataaaacaaTCTTTAGTTagatacaaataaaataattatgtaTGAATAAAAACCACAGcttataaaatttgaaagattaatagtttaaatttaaagtaaACTTAGTAAGGGAAAATTAGAAATTGCCAGAATTGTTAACTAATTACAAATTAATTAACCTAAATTGAGTTGTAATAACATAGAGGTATAATTTAGTTAGAAGCTTAAGGGTATaattctttgagttttgaggAAAAAAACAGTTACATCTCTCTATCTCCCTTCTTCCCAACGAACTAAACCTTTCATTCCCAAAACTTTCATCTTTCTCATGATCCTTGCCTAGCTTTCTTGCATGTAAGCAATTCCTAGAAAAGCAAATTTCAATCCACTTAAAAGGTTTATTGGGAAGAAAGTAGAAGTTAAAGCTAGTAGAAGAAAAGGGTTAGAAAACCCACAAGCACTGAAGAATTTCTTcttcataatcatcatcatcgtcatcatcatcgtcgtcgtcatcatcatcTCCTTCTCCCCCTACTAGAATCACTCTTAAAATGTTAAGGTGATCAGTTCTTattaagtttgattttggtttgtGACTATAATTAGATATGAATTTAGTTTTTAATCAGCTCTATAGCTTTCTATTAGTAACGTTAATCCTAGAAAGTACTAGTAATTATTCAAGATGTTATAATGATACTATGAAAGAATTTTGACAATATATGAATTAATTTTAGTTATgcaaattgtttaaaattatatttcgATGTTTTATTGAGAATATAAAGTTTATTGTGCACTATAAAGAAGAGATAATATGGTTAATCTCGTTCAGCACAACGAATAAATATTGTGATTAGTATTATTCACCACAATGAAGAGATATTGTGATTTATGTgcgagaaagaaaaataataatttggttTTACAATCTTTTTTAAGTTGcctatgaattttaaaaatgagCTTACATTTTGTTATAAAGTTGTTCATTTTCTGAGCTGTACGAATGAGaatatagtatttaaataaattttgatgattaattttttattttgggatgTATGAATTAAAGTTTGAAAACACTTCCGAATATCATAGCTCTATATTTTGGAAAGGTATAGTGTATTAAACTTTTCATACTAAATATGATGAGTTAGTGTTAACTAGTTTATGCACCAGTTGTAGCCATGACCATGAGGTTGGGTCGTGACAGTTGCattcttttttttaagacaatttACATTACTTATTACTTATTaggtttaattgatattttggTCCTTGTAAGTTATCGTGcttttgtttttaatctttgtattttttttttgaggaatTCATCTTGTAAGTTAACGTGTTTTTGCTTTTAGTCTCTAAAGCTAAATTTCGTAGGAAAATCCGCAGGAAACatgcaaattttaaattcacaagaaaattcaaagaaaatttCGCAGATTTTCCTGTGAATTTTCCTAGGGATTTTagctttagggactaaaaccaaaagatTTTAACATACAAGTATTATTGATAGTTGACATATATCATCGAATCATTTATCAGCTTAgagaaactaaaaacaaaaacacactAACTTACTCGGACCAAAAAAACCAATTATGCTTTAGATAGTTGACGTATATCATTGAATCATTTATCTAACTTTACTAAGTACTCAATAAATTCTTGCAAAAAGAATACTAGTaattagtcaataaaaaatagtcaaattCAAATAAGTATTGTAACTAACTACTACATTATTAGACCAAAGGAAATTATGTTATTATAACTCTTACCAAATTTATGAGCCTTCACATATTCTTGGCCCTTATGGTCATCCAATGCTTCTGCTATAAATTGTAACGAAATATGTGAATAACGTTAATAATTACACTTCTGGTATGATAaaaaattttctatttattttttatttttggtcaaatttttctATCTATTTGTATAGGGACAAATAACATCTTTCTAACCCATTAATTCCAACTCTAGAAAAAAGGAATGAgtaattttaaaatgtaaatagaacaatataaaaatatttaataatcacaTAAGGTTAATATTTTACGCATTTGCATTAATTATTAGGAGCGATCGCGGTGCAGTTTGGTTcgattttgagcataaaagtcatcctatcCGAGAGATAAAAATACATGGAGTTTGGTTTAGTttggttggtttttaaaaagtcatccaaaccaaaccaaaccaatgcggatTGGATTGATTCGATTGATTCAATTCACAACATAACATTTCagtatcaaataattttaaacataataaaaaaaaactcgaagttccaaaataacatttataatatcaataaaagttgtttatccaaaataacattatagtaccttacaattttaattatacTAAAAAAGAACTTGAAGTTCCAAAGTACCgatataagttatttttctaaaataacattacaagaCCAAAGTAACATTAcagtacaaaaaatatttttgaagttCCGAAGTAATACATCATTATGACTCAAAAATATAACACATTgcggtttgatttggttttcttaattaaatgaaaaccgtcaatcaaaccaaaccatgtggtttagtaaaaatatcatcccaattcatccaaaccaaatgcaatTTTTGCAGTTTTCAATTTGGATTGGTTCAGTTTGCGATTTTTCTTTTAGATTAGTTCGGGATACAATCATCCCTAGGGTAAATGACAGGTCTGGATTAGATCAAGTAACTGCATCATGCAATTAGTGTTTTTACCCGTCCAACCTGAAATCGACGTCTGAGAttatttatagttgattttattaatatgtAATATTGACTGTCCGATTATAAATGGACGACCAGGATTCAAAACATCGTGAAACAACGTACTTGTTTAACGACATGCAATCATTATTCGTAAATGACTTATATCATCTAATTACTTTGCAACTTTactaagggaaaattggtcaaacaaagttgatgtatttagtccaatacACCAACTTTCTTTgactaattttttcttatattttgggacggagtaagTACAATggtcaattttaaataaatgttaGCATTGTCACTACTAATTAATTATACAAGTAGAAAATTAAGGGATTATGATCTTTACCAAACTTATGTGCCGCCTTAAGATATTCGAGGACCATTTCCTCATCCAATGCCTCTtctgaattaaaaaaaaattgtgaaaatagtaaataatttatgtatcaAACTCTAAAGTGTAAACTgacaaatatgaaaattattgatgaaaaaaaaatgaaaggttAATATTAAGTACTTGCATTACTTTTTTATAAGTAGTTGACATATATCAACTAATCATGGCCATGGTTGTGTCACCACAAATTAGACTATGGGAAATTAAAGTATTATCATTCTTACCAGATTTATGAGTCTTCACGTATTCTTGGCTCTTTTGGTCATCTAATATCTCTTctgaattttcaaaaatatgtgAAAAACAGTTAGTTAATTCGTAGGAGTATTTATTTAGGATGTTAACATAAAGACTCGCCATCTACTCCCCCATTTcgttaaaataaagaataaagaatagaaattaataaaataatataaaaagtaa
This portion of the Trifolium pratense cultivar HEN17-A07 linkage group LG3, ARS_RC_1.1, whole genome shotgun sequence genome encodes:
- the LOC123916815 gene encoding nodulin-25-like isoform X4 — encoded protein: MVYSNSYMFLGIGVFVILSSHALANHLASEPLIYGEALDDQKVDQEYVKAQAKEEALDLNEQKVVEYNAQKIEEALGEQKALEYVTAQKLAACESPPNPLSNSKINEEILDDQKSQEYVKTHKSEEALDEEMVLEYLKAAHKFAEALDDHKGQEYVKAHKFVGGEGDDDDDDDDDDDDDDYEEEILQCLNCLHARKLGKDHEKDESFGNERFSSLGRREIERSACESPPNPLTGLKINEEALDDQKDQEYVKAQKIAACESPPNPLTDHKINEALDDQKDLEINGKAPKIAAASESSKPLTGVEINESKVDWRSFHAKYPWIKKNAHKSIPGSRKLLNDIANDQLGGHSLQI
- the LOC123916815 gene encoding nodulin-25-like isoform X2 → MVYSNSYMFLGIGVFVILSSHALANHLASEPLIYDVYKMPPEPPTYPEINGEALDDQKVDQEYVKAQAKEEALDLNEQKVVEYNAQKIEEALGEQKALEYVTAQKLAACESPPNPLSNSKINEEILDDQKSQEYVKTHKSEEALDEEMVLEYLKAAHKFEALDDHKGQEYVKAHKFVGGEGDDDDDDDDDDDDDDYEEEILQCLNCLHARKLGKDHEKDESFGNERFSSLGRREIERSACESPPNPLTGLKINEEALDDQKDQEYVKAQKIAACESPPNPLTDHKINEALDDQKDLEINGKAPKIAAASESSKPLTGVEINESKVDWRSFHAKYPWIKKNAHKSIPGSRKLLNDIANDQLGGHSLQI
- the LOC123916815 gene encoding nodulin-25-like isoform X5 — translated: MVYSNSYMFLGIGVFVILSSHALANHLASEPLIYDVYKMPPEPPTYPEINGEALDDQKVDQEYVKAQAKEEALDLNEQKVVEYNAQKIEEALGEQKALEYVTAQKLEEILDDQKSQEYVKTHKSEEALDEEMVLEYLKAAHKFEALDDHKGQEYVKAHKFVGGEGDDDDDDDDDDDDDDYEEEILQCLNCLHARKLGKDHEKDESFGNERFSSLGRREIERSACESPPNPLTGLKINEEALDDQKDQEYVKAQKIAACESPPNPLTDHKINEALDDQKDLEINGKAPKIAAASESSKPLTGVEINESKVDWRSFHAKYPWIKKNAHKSIPGSRKLLNDIANDQLGGHSLQI
- the LOC123916815 gene encoding nodulin-25-like isoform X8 → MVYSNSYMFLGIGVFVILSSHALANHLASEPLIYDVYKMPPEPPTYPEINGEALDDQKVDQEYVKAQAKEEALDLNEQKVVEYNAQKIEEILDDQKSQEYVKTHKSEEALDEEMVLEYLKAAHKFAEALDDHKGQEYVKAHKFVGGEGDDDDDDDDDDDDDDYEEEILQCLNCLHARKLGKDHEKDESFGNERFSSLGRREIERSACESPPNPLTGLKINEEALDDQKDQEYVKAQKIAACESPPNPLTDHKINEALDDQKDLEINGKAPKIAAASESSKPLTGVEINESKVDWRSFHAKYPWIKKNAHKSIPGSRKLLNDIANDQLGGHSLQI
- the LOC123916815 gene encoding nodulin-25-like isoform X15, with translation MVYSNSYMFLGIGVFVILSSHALANHLASEPLIYDVYKMPPEPPTYPEINGEALDDQKVDQEYVKAQAKEEALDLNEQKVVEYNAQKIEEALGEQKALEYVTAQKLAACESPPNPLSNSKINEEILDDQKSQEYVKTHKSEEALDEEMVLEYLKAAHKFAEALDDHKGQEYVKAHKFEEALDDQKDQEYVKAQKIAACESPPNPLTDHKINEALDDQKDLEINGKAPKIAAASESSKPLTGVEINESKVDWRSFHAKYPWIKKNAHKSIPGSRKLLNDIANDQLGGHSLQI
- the LOC123916815 gene encoding nodulin-25-like isoform X6, whose translation is MVYSNSYMFLGIGVFVILSSHALANHLASEPLIYDVYKMPPEPPTYPEINGEALDDQKVDQEYVKAQAKEEALDLNEQKVVEYNAQKIEEALGEQKALEYVTAQKLAACESPPNPLSNSKINEEILDDQKSQEYVKTHKSEEALDEEMVLEYLKAAHKFAEALDDHKGQEYVKAHKFVGGEGDDDDDDDDDDDDDDYEEEILQCLNCLHARKLGKDHEKDESFGNERFSSLGRREIERSACESPPNPLTGLKINEEALDDQKDQEYVKAQKIAACESPPNPLTDHKINAAASESSKPLTGVEINESKVDWRSFHAKYPWIKKNAHKSIPGSRKLLNDIANDQLGGHSLQI
- the LOC123916815 gene encoding nodulin-25-like isoform X16, which translates into the protein MVYSNSYMFLGIGVFVILSSHALANHLASEPLIYDVYKMPPEPPTYPEINGEALDDQKVDQEYVKAQAKEEALDLNEQKVVEYNAQKIEEALGEQKALEYVTAQKLAACESPPNPLSNSKINEEILDDQKSQEYVKTHKSEEALDEEMVLEYLKAAHKFEALDDHKGQEYVKAHKFEEALDDQKDQEYVKAQKIAACESPPNPLTDHKINEALDDQKDLEINGKAPKIAAASESSKPLTGVEINESKVDWRSFHAKYPWIKKNAHKSIPGSRKLLNDIANDQLGGHSLQI
- the LOC123916815 gene encoding nodulin-25-like isoform X14 produces the protein MVYSNSYMFLGIGVFVILSSHALANHLASEPLIYDVYKMPPEPPTYPEINGEALDDQKVDQEYVKAQAKEEALDLNEQKVVEYNAQKIEEALGEQKALEYVTAQKLEEILDDQKSQEYVKTHKSEEALDEEMVLEYLKAAHKFAEALDDHKGQEYVKAHKFAACESPPNPLTGLKINEEALDDQKDQEYVKAQKIAACESPPNPLTDHKINEALDDQKDLEINGKAPKIAAASESSKPLTGVEINESKVDWRSFHAKYPWIKKNAHKSIPGSRKLLNDIANDQLGGHSLQI
- the LOC123916815 gene encoding nodulin-25-like isoform X3, producing the protein MVYSNSYMFLGIGVFVILSSHALANHLASEPLIYDVYKMPPEPPTYPEINGEALDDQKVDQEYVKAQAKEEALDLNEQKVVEYNAQKIEEALGEQKALEYVTAQKLEEILDDQKSQEYVKTHKSEEALDEEMVLEYLKAAHKFAEALDDHKGQEYVKAHKFVGGEGDDDDDDDDDDDDDDYEEEILQCLNCLHARKLGKDHEKDESFGNERFSSLGRREIERSACESPPNPLTGLKINEEALDDQKDQEYVKAQKIAACESPPNPLTDHKINEALDDQKDLEINGKAPKIAAASESSKPLTGVEINESKVDWRSFHAKYPWIKKNAHKSIPGSRKLLNDIANDQLGGHSLQI
- the LOC123916815 gene encoding nodulin-25-like isoform X11, translating into MVYSNSYMFLGIGVFVILSSHALANHLASEPLIYGEALDDQKVDQEYVKAQAKEEALDLNEQKVVEYNAQKIEEILDDQKSQEYVKTHKSEEALDEEMVLEYLKAAHKFAEALDDHKGQEYVKAHKFVGGEGDDDDDDDDDDDDDDYEEEILQCLNCLHARKLGKDHEKDESFGNERFSSLGRREIERSACESPPNPLTGLKINEEALDDQKDQEYVKAQKIAACESPPNPLTDHKINEALDDQKDLEINGKAPKIAAASESSKPLTGVEINESKVDWRSFHAKYPWIKKNAHKSIPGSRKLLNDIANDQLGGHSLQI
- the LOC123916815 gene encoding nodulin-25-like isoform X9, which codes for MVYSNSYMFLGIGVFVILSSHALANHLASEPLIYDVYKMPPEPPTYPEINGEALDDQKVDQEYVKAQAKEEALDLNEQKVVEYNAQKIEEILDDQKSQEYVKTHKSEEALDEEMVLEYLKAAHKFEALDDHKGQEYVKAHKFVGGEGDDDDDDDDDDDDDDYEEEILQCLNCLHARKLGKDHEKDESFGNERFSSLGRREIERSACESPPNPLTGLKINEEALDDQKDQEYVKAQKIAACESPPNPLTDHKINEALDDQKDLEINGKAPKIAAASESSKPLTGVEINESKVDWRSFHAKYPWIKKNAHKSIPGSRKLLNDIANDQLGGHSLQI
- the LOC123916815 gene encoding nodulin-25-like isoform X10; translated protein: MPPEPPTYPEINGEALDDQKVDQEYVKAQAKEEALDLNEQKVVEYNAQKIEEALGEQKALEYVTAQKLAACESPPNPLSNSKINEEILDDQKSQEYVKTHKSEEALDEEMVLEYLKAAHKFAEALDDHKGQEYVKAHKFVGGEGDDDDDDDDDDDDDDYEEEILQCLNCLHARKLGKDHEKDESFGNERFSSLGRREIERSACESPPNPLTGLKINEEALDDQKDQEYVKAQKIAACESPPNPLTDHKINEALDDQKDLEINGKAPKIAAASESSKPLTGVEINESKVDWRSFHAKYPWIKKNAHKSIPGSRKLLNDIANDQLGGHSLQI
- the LOC123916815 gene encoding nodulin-25-like isoform X1, with product MVYSNSYMFLGIGVFVILSSHALANHLASEPLIYDVYKMPPEPPTYPEINGEALDDQKVDQEYVKAQAKEEALDLNEQKVVEYNAQKIEEALGEQKALEYVTAQKLAACESPPNPLSNSKINEEILDDQKSQEYVKTHKSEEALDEEMVLEYLKAAHKFAEALDDHKGQEYVKAHKFVGGEGDDDDDDDDDDDDDDYEEEILQCLNCLHARKLGKDHEKDESFGNERFSSLGRREIERSACESPPNPLTGLKINEEALDDQKDQEYVKAQKIAACESPPNPLTDHKINEALDDQKDLEINGKAPKIAAASESSKPLTGVEINESKVDWRSFHAKYPWIKKNAHKSIPGSRKLLNDIANDQLGGHSLQI